The following proteins come from a genomic window of Nostoc sp. TCL26-01:
- a CDS encoding NifU family protein has protein sequence MELTIDNVETVLDEMRPYLISDGGNVELVELDGPIVRLRLQGACGSCPSSTMTLRMGIERRLREMIPEIAEVEQVI, from the coding sequence ATGGAACTAACAATTGACAACGTTGAAACAGTTTTAGATGAAATGCGTCCTTACCTGATATCTGATGGCGGTAACGTGGAACTGGTAGAACTTGATGGGCCGATTGTCAGACTACGCTTACAAGGTGCTTGTGGTTCTTGTCCCAGTTCTACCATGACATTGAGAATGGGTATTGAGCGCCGTTTAAGAGAAATGATTCCGGAAATTGCTGAAGTTGAACAAGTAATTTAG
- the cobJ gene encoding precorrin-3B C(17)-methyltransferase, which produces MKFAPAVVVLSQNSVAVARKIISAIPEAQLYGLAGRTSGVDISFTNFGETLRELFAGGTPLIGICAAGILIRTLAPVISDKRLEPPVLAVAEDGSTVVPLLGGLSGVNDFARQIAKVLETQAAITTTGDIRFRTALFSPPPGYHLANPDDGKKFIADLLAGAEVKLVGTAPWLSNSQLPIDANGDLTIQVTEYLANPSANCLVYHPQTVAIAITHPSVTLDSVQQLLTEAGLAPPSLAAIFAPLAIATNIDPIADAFNVPTRFFSTNQLSANDIALAATGTEGKLIATSSHIAVAIAPAPINPDTIGQSRGRLAIIGTGPGSSEWMSPEVKAILKVATDLVGYKTYLDLVGALAEGKQRHESDNRAEIARAKMALDLAATGRYVAIVSSGDPGIYAMAAAVFEVLDDHHKPEWDSIHIHVAPGISAMQAAAATIGAPLGHDFCAISLSDILKPWSIITKRITAAAEADFVIAFYNPVSQERTWQIAEARNILLQYRKPDTPVVLAKNLGRLGQTVKVITLQQLTPDSADMRTVILIGSSQTRTIQRRDGSLFVYTPRRYGEC; this is translated from the coding sequence ATGAAATTTGCACCTGCCGTTGTCGTACTGAGTCAAAATAGTGTAGCAGTAGCCCGTAAAATTATCAGTGCCATACCAGAAGCACAGCTATACGGGTTAGCTGGGCGGACTTCAGGTGTTGATATTAGCTTCACAAATTTTGGTGAGACGCTGCGGGAGTTGTTTGCTGGTGGTACACCGCTAATTGGTATTTGTGCGGCTGGGATTCTCATTAGGACTTTAGCACCTGTAATTTCGGATAAACGCCTGGAACCGCCAGTGTTAGCTGTAGCTGAGGATGGTAGTACGGTTGTGCCTCTATTGGGAGGACTCAGTGGAGTCAATGATTTTGCTCGGCAGATTGCCAAAGTGCTGGAAACTCAAGCTGCTATTACAACAACGGGTGATATTCGTTTCCGCACAGCCTTGTTCTCTCCTCCCCCTGGATACCATTTAGCCAACCCTGATGATGGGAAGAAATTTATTGCTGATTTGCTAGCAGGGGCAGAGGTGAAGTTAGTCGGAACTGCACCTTGGTTGAGTAATAGTCAATTACCGATTGATGCGAATGGTGATTTAACTATCCAGGTGACAGAATATTTGGCAAATCCTAGCGCTAATTGTCTAGTTTATCATCCACAAACTGTGGCGATCGCTATCACTCACCCTTCTGTTACCCTAGACTCAGTACAACAGCTACTAACTGAAGCTGGACTTGCCCCCCCATCTCTAGCAGCGATTTTTGCACCTTTAGCGATCGCTACTAATATAGATCCTATCGCTGATGCTTTTAATGTACCCACCCGATTTTTCTCCACAAATCAACTATCAGCTAATGACATAGCCCTAGCAGCTACAGGTACAGAAGGTAAATTGATTGCTACATCTTCTCATATAGCGGTGGCGATCGCTCCCGCGCCCATCAACCCTGATACCATAGGACAATCACGAGGCAGGTTAGCAATTATTGGTACTGGCCCCGGTAGTTCTGAGTGGATGTCTCCAGAGGTAAAGGCAATACTCAAAGTTGCCACAGATTTAGTGGGTTACAAAACCTATCTAGATTTAGTTGGGGCTTTAGCTGAAGGTAAACAACGTCATGAGTCAGATAACCGCGCAGAAATTGCACGAGCAAAAATGGCACTTGATTTAGCAGCTACAGGTCGATATGTGGCTATAGTATCTTCTGGTGATCCTGGCATCTATGCAATGGCAGCAGCTGTTTTTGAAGTACTAGATGACCACCATAAACCAGAATGGGACAGTATTCATATTCACGTTGCCCCAGGTATCTCCGCTATGCAAGCCGCAGCCGCCACCATCGGCGCACCCTTGGGGCATGATTTTTGTGCAATTTCTCTTTCTGACATCTTAAAACCTTGGTCAATTATTACCAAACGCATTACTGCTGCGGCTGAAGCTGATTTCGTGATTGCCTTTTATAATCCTGTTTCCCAAGAACGCACCTGGCAAATAGCCGAAGCCAGAAATATCTTATTGCAATACAGAAAACCTGATACTCCCGTAGTACTAGCTAAAAATTTAGGTAGGCTAGGGCAAACTGTAAAAGTCATCACACTCCAACAGTTAACCCCAGATAGCGCCGATATGCGAACAGTCATTCTCATCGGTTCCAGCCAAACCCGGACTATCCAACGTCGTGATGGCAGTCTCTTTGTTTACACACCCCGGAGATATGGAGAGTGCTGA
- a CDS encoding NACHT domain-containing protein, which yields MNKLLKNPLLLFIFGATATSLIGYLINQLPSIPDFPYKNSLIIGAVILVTLLIAWGTYQQSQQQPTDAPEQIDPTLRLRLLAAEETKVKKRLNDSLLLSLMIELDQQEQPEKVGRNPLQPLYTISTNQNTSPPQQINRLMEVLQRPDISGRLLILGQPGGGKTTTLLKLADELLATAKQNDQTPMPLIFELSAWRDDSLNILDWLIIQLKEEYSLAPGISRFWLERGDILPLLDGLDELGLERQKKCIQAINQYLSADAKRDLVVCCREEEYLAGEEHLTQLHGAVCLQQLSDKQIQDYLNDLRRLDVWQEIQRNAEFLELARTPLLLSMMVVAYQGKPIQTKQDLFDAYIERRFNLLPVGKEEAPRKKILHLLAFLAKRLRGTQTEFLIENMQPSWLQTRQQRWLHKFILGLILGLILGLFGGLFGMLLVGLILGLILGLTFGGSSIEPVEEIQLSVTQIKISVFIEKFTYGLISGLIFGLIFGLIFGLISGLLGVLIFGLISGLLVGLIFGLISGLISGLQSDLKTKFAPNQGIWASFKNTLFVTFIFNILFFSSQIWLKPFLLNFLKLSEVSVILNSLQALTFVLALIYGGGLACIQHVSLRLVLWLSGCIPWNYAQFLNRAAQRRLIQQVGGRYRFIHRLLLDHFANLPLS from the coding sequence ATGAACAAGCTGCTGAAAAATCCACTCCTTTTGTTCATTTTTGGTGCAACTGCCACAAGTTTAATCGGTTATTTAATTAATCAATTACCTTCAATTCCCGATTTCCCATATAAAAATTCATTAATTATTGGTGCTGTGATTCTTGTGACGCTATTAATAGCGTGGGGAACCTATCAACAGTCACAACAACAGCCAACAGACGCACCAGAACAAATTGACCCGACATTAAGACTGCGACTACTAGCAGCAGAAGAAACAAAGGTAAAAAAGCGATTAAACGATTCCCTGCTTTTGTCACTGATGATTGAATTAGATCAACAGGAACAGCCGGAAAAAGTCGGACGAAATCCACTGCAACCTTTGTATACAATCTCAACCAATCAAAATACAAGTCCACCCCAGCAAATTAATCGCCTGATGGAAGTGTTGCAGCGACCAGATATTAGTGGCAGATTATTAATTTTAGGACAGCCGGGAGGCGGGAAAACCACGACACTGCTAAAGTTAGCAGATGAATTATTAGCAACAGCAAAGCAAAATGATCAAACCCCAATGCCTTTGATCTTTGAACTTTCAGCATGGCGGGATGATAGTCTGAATATTTTGGATTGGTTAATTATTCAACTCAAGGAAGAATATAGTTTAGCACCTGGAATCAGTCGCTTTTGGTTAGAACGTGGTGACATTTTACCGTTGTTAGATGGGTTGGATGAGTTGGGGTTGGAACGACAGAAAAAGTGCATCCAAGCAATTAATCAATATTTAAGTGCAGATGCAAAGCGGGATTTAGTTGTTTGTTGTCGAGAAGAAGAATATCTTGCAGGAGAAGAACATCTGACACAGTTACATGGTGCGGTTTGTTTACAGCAGTTGTCAGATAAACAGATTCAAGATTATTTAAATGATTTGCGTAGACTTGATGTGTGGCAAGAAATCCAGAGAAACGCAGAATTTTTAGAATTAGCCAGGACACCATTATTACTATCGATGATGGTGGTTGCCTATCAAGGAAAGCCAATACAGACAAAGCAAGATTTATTTGATGCCTATATCGAGCGTAGGTTCAATTTGCTGCCTGTAGGGAAGGAAGAAGCGCCGCGAAAGAAAATTCTGCATCTTTTAGCGTTTTTAGCCAAGCGATTACGAGGCACGCAAACGGAGTTTTTGATTGAGAATATGCAGCCATCTTGGTTACAAACTCGTCAGCAAAGGTGGTTACATAAATTTATTTTAGGGCTGATTTTAGGGCTGATTTTAGGGCTGTTTGGAGGGCTGTTTGGAATGCTGCTTGTAGGGCTGATTTTAGGGCTGATTTTAGGGCTGACTTTTGGTGGTTCTTCCATTGAACCAGTCGAAGAAATTCAATTGTCAGTGACACAAATAAAAATTAGTGTTTTCATAGAAAAATTCACTTATGGGCTGATTTCTGGGCTGATTTTTGGGCTGATTTTTGGGCTGATTTTTGGGCTGATTTCTGGGCTGCTTGGAGTGCTGATTTTTGGGCTGATTTCTGGGCTGCTTGTAGGGCTGATTTTTGGGCTGATTTCTGGGCTGATTTCTGGACTACAGTCAGATTTAAAAACTAAATTTGCACCCAATCAAGGTATTTGGGCTTCGTTTAAGAACACGCTTTTCGTCACATTTATATTTAACATTCTCTTTTTCTCTAGCCAAATTTGGCTGAAACCCTTTTTGCTTAATTTTCTTAAACTTAGTGAAGTTAGCGTAATTTTGAATAGTTTGCAAGCTCTTACTTTTGTACTTGCATTAATTTACGGTGGTGGATTAGCCTGTATACAGCACGTTTCCCTACGTTTGGTACTTTGGCTCAGTGGCTGCATTCCCTGGAACTATGCCCAATTTCTCAACCGTGCAGCACAACGTCGTTTAATTCAACAAGTCGGTGGTCGTTATCGGTTTATCCACCGTCTCCTACTCGACCACTTCGCCAATCTGCCTCTGTCATAG
- a CDS encoding VWA domain-containing protein, producing the protein MKVQLLSALSDSNIDATQLSSQRQLAISVCAIAEQFEQNLPLNLCLILDQSGSMQGKPLKTVIAAVEQLVDRLQPGDRLSVVSFAGSATVIIPNQIVEDPETIKSQINQQIQASGGTVIAEGLQQGITELMKGTRGAVSQVFLLTDGRGESSLKIWRWEIGNDDYRRCLELARKAAKINITINTLGFGNSWHQDLLETIADVGGGTLTHIEYPEQVVEEFNRLFSRVQSIGLTNAYLVLSFAPHVRLAQLKPMAQISPDIIELPVQPEANGTFVIRLGDLMRDMQRIVLANLYLGKLPAGEQVIGNMQVRYDHPGSDTEGLLSPTWPIYANIMDAYQADFHPQVHQWILALAKYRQTQLAETKLQQGDRSGAATMLQTAAKTALQIGDTHAATILQTSATRLQSGEKLSAAELKKTRIVSKTILQE; encoded by the coding sequence ATGAAAGTTCAATTGCTCTCGGCTTTAAGTGATAGTAATATCGATGCCACGCAATTAAGTAGTCAGCGCCAATTGGCAATTTCTGTTTGTGCAATAGCTGAACAGTTTGAGCAGAATTTGCCACTTAATTTATGCTTAATTTTGGATCAAAGTGGTTCCATGCAGGGCAAACCACTAAAGACGGTGATTGCGGCTGTAGAGCAATTAGTGGATAGGCTACAGCCAGGCGATCGGCTCTCAGTTGTCTCTTTTGCTGGGTCTGCAACAGTGATTATCCCCAACCAAATCGTTGAAGACCCCGAAACCATCAAATCTCAAATTAATCAGCAGATTCAAGCCAGTGGCGGTACAGTCATTGCTGAAGGCTTACAACAGGGAATTACAGAACTGATGAAGGGAACGAGAGGCGCTGTTTCCCAGGTGTTTCTGTTAACCGATGGACGTGGTGAAAGCAGTCTGAAAATTTGGCGCTGGGAAATTGGTAACGATGATTACAGGCGATGTCTGGAACTAGCGAGAAAAGCTGCAAAAATTAACATCACCATCAACACACTGGGATTTGGTAACAGTTGGCATCAGGATTTATTGGAAACCATTGCGGATGTCGGTGGTGGGACTCTCACTCACATTGAATATCCAGAACAGGTTGTAGAGGAATTTAATCGCCTGTTTAGCCGGGTTCAGTCTATCGGCTTAACTAATGCTTATCTGGTGTTGTCTTTTGCACCTCATGTCCGACTGGCTCAACTCAAACCGATGGCGCAGATTTCCCCAGATATTATTGAGTTACCAGTGCAACCAGAAGCAAATGGCACTTTTGTGATTCGCTTGGGGGATTTGATGCGAGATATGCAACGGATAGTTTTAGCCAATCTTTACCTGGGAAAATTACCAGCAGGGGAACAGGTAATTGGCAATATGCAAGTCCGTTATGATCACCCAGGATCGGACACAGAAGGTTTGCTGTCTCCTACCTGGCCGATATATGCAAATATCATGGACGCATATCAAGCTGATTTCCATCCGCAAGTCCATCAATGGATTTTGGCATTAGCCAAGTATCGCCAAACACAACTAGCTGAGACTAAATTACAACAAGGCGATCGCTCTGGTGCGGCGACAATGTTACAAACTGCGGCGAAAACCGCCTTACAAATCGGTGATACCCACGCTGCTACAATTTTACAAACCTCCGCTACTCGCCTCCAATCTGGGGAAAAACTTTCAGCAGCCGAATTAAAGAAGACGAGAATTGTGTCTAAAACAATTTTGCAGGAATAG
- a CDS encoding VWA domain-containing protein, whose amino-acid sequence MKVNLQPVLNDANLDAQQQSSQRQLAISISASAEPQDRTIPLNLCLILDHSGSMNGRPLETVKQAANRLVERLKPGDRLSVVAFDHRAKVLVPNQVIEDPEQIKRQINRLAADGGTAIDEGLRLGIEELAKGKKEMVSQAFLLTDGENEHGDNNRCLKFAQLAAGYNLTLNTLGFGDNWNQDVLEKIADAGLGSLSYIQKPEQAIDEFGRLFSRVQTVALTNAYLLFSLMPNVRLAELKPIAQVAPDTIELPIQKESDGRFAVRLGDLMKDAERVILANIYLGQLPEGKQPIANVQVRYDHPSQNQAGLFTPNIPVYANVVRVYQPDISPQVQQSILALAKYRQTQLAEAKLQQGDRSGAATMLQTAAKTALQMGDTNAATVLQTSATQLQSGQDLSESDRKKTRIVSKTILQDTPPK is encoded by the coding sequence ATGAAAGTTAACTTGCAGCCTGTCCTCAATGATGCCAATTTGGACGCGCAACAGCAAAGCAGTCAGCGTCAGTTGGCAATTTCGATTTCGGCTAGTGCAGAACCCCAAGACCGGACTATTCCTTTGAATTTATGCCTGATTCTTGACCATAGTGGTTCAATGAATGGGCGACCGCTAGAAACTGTCAAACAAGCGGCAAATCGTCTGGTAGAGCGATTAAAACCGGGCGATCGCCTAAGTGTGGTAGCGTTTGATCACCGGGCTAAGGTATTAGTCCCTAATCAGGTAATTGAAGACCCAGAACAAATCAAACGACAAATCAACCGGCTGGCGGCGGATGGGGGAACGGCGATTGATGAGGGTTTGCGTTTGGGGATTGAGGAATTAGCCAAGGGGAAAAAGGAGATGGTTTCTCAAGCCTTTTTGTTAACTGATGGGGAAAATGAGCATGGGGACAATAACCGTTGTTTGAAGTTTGCCCAATTGGCAGCTGGTTATAACCTGACGTTGAATACCCTGGGATTTGGCGACAACTGGAACCAAGATGTTTTAGAAAAAATTGCTGATGCTGGTTTGGGCAGTTTGTCTTACATCCAAAAACCCGAACAAGCGATCGATGAGTTTGGTCGTCTGTTTAGTCGAGTGCAAACAGTGGCTTTGACTAATGCTTATCTGTTATTCTCCCTCATGCCCAACGTCCGCCTAGCAGAACTCAAACCCATTGCTCAAGTTGCCCCAGACACAATTGAGTTACCCATCCAAAAAGAAAGTGATGGGCGTTTTGCGGTTCGCCTGGGAGATTTGATGAAAGATGCAGAGAGGGTAATTTTAGCTAATATTTATCTGGGACAGTTGCCAGAAGGTAAACAACCGATCGCTAATGTGCAAGTCCGCTATGATCACCCCTCGCAAAATCAAGCAGGGTTGTTTACTCCCAACATTCCCGTTTATGCCAACGTTGTCAGGGTCTACCAACCAGATATCAGTCCCCAGGTACAACAGTCGATTTTAGCATTGGCTAAGTATCGGCAAACCCAGTTAGCAGAAGCAAAATTACAGCAAGGCGATCGCTCCGGTGCGGCTACTATGTTACAAACTGCTGCCAAAACTGCTTTGCAAATGGGAGATACCAACGCGGCGACGGTGTTACAAACCTCAGCAACGCAATTACAATCAGGGCAAGATTTATCAGAAAGCGATCGCAAGAAGACCAGAATTGTCTCCAAAACTATCTTGCAAGATACTCCTCCCAAATGA
- a CDS encoding ATP-dependent Clp protease proteolytic subunit: protein MDISPIKAVQAPYYGDGFYRKPPPDLPSLLLKERIVYLGMPLVPAVTELIIAELLFLQFDDPEKPIKIYINSTGTSGYSGEPVGFETEAFAIYDTMKYIKPPIHTICIGSAMGMAAMLLSAGTPGCRASLPNANIILHQPKSYAQGQATDIQIRAKEVLANKTSMVEILSHTTGQPPEKITKDMDRLFYMTPYQAKDYGLIDRVFEKEELANPPLPASVL from the coding sequence ATGGACATTTCCCCCATCAAGGCTGTTCAAGCCCCTTACTACGGCGATGGCTTCTACAGAAAACCACCGCCAGACTTACCATCCCTACTGTTGAAGGAGCGAATTGTCTATCTGGGGATGCCACTAGTACCTGCTGTCACAGAATTGATTATCGCGGAATTGCTCTTTTTGCAATTCGATGACCCCGAAAAACCAATTAAAATCTACATTAACTCTACCGGCACTTCTGGCTATAGTGGTGAACCCGTCGGTTTTGAAACCGAAGCCTTTGCCATCTATGACACCATGAAATATATCAAGCCTCCCATCCACACCATCTGCATTGGTTCCGCAATGGGTATGGCAGCCATGCTTCTCAGCGCAGGTACACCAGGTTGCCGTGCTAGCTTACCCAACGCTAACATCATCCTGCACCAGCCCAAGAGTTACGCCCAAGGTCAAGCAACCGATATTCAAATTCGGGCAAAGGAAGTTCTAGCAAACAAAACATCAATGGTGGAAATTTTGTCTCACACCACCGGACAGCCACCAGAAAAAATCACCAAAGATATGGATCGTCTCTTTTACATGACTCCCTACCAAGCCAAGGATTACGGCTTGATTGACAGAGTTTTTGAAAAAGAAGAACTTGCCAATCCGCCACTACCAGCGAGTGTTCTTTAA
- a CDS encoding ATP-dependent Clp protease proteolytic subunit, which yields MPIGVPQVPYRMPGGQVTDWISIYNRLYQERIIFLGRDIDDEIANQIIAVMLYLDSEDPGKDIYLYINSPGGMVTSGLAIYDTMQHIKSDVVTICVGLAASMGSFLLAAGTKGKRLALPHSRIMIHQPSGGTRGQATDIEIEAREILRIRHQLNQIYANNTNQPIAKIEKDMDRDFFMSAQEAKEYGLIDRVIEERP from the coding sequence ATGCCTATAGGAGTTCCTCAAGTTCCTTACCGGATGCCCGGAGGACAAGTTACAGATTGGATTAGCATTTATAATCGTCTTTACCAAGAACGGATTATTTTCTTGGGAAGAGACATTGATGACGAAATTGCTAACCAAATCATCGCTGTCATGCTCTATTTGGATTCAGAAGATCCAGGTAAAGATATATATTTGTATATCAACTCTCCTGGTGGCATGGTGACATCTGGCTTGGCGATTTATGACACTATGCAGCACATCAAGTCAGATGTGGTGACAATTTGTGTCGGTTTAGCTGCTTCGATGGGTTCCTTCCTGCTAGCTGCTGGCACTAAAGGCAAACGCCTAGCACTACCCCACTCGCGGATCATGATTCACCAGCCTTCTGGTGGAACTCGTGGACAAGCAACCGATATCGAAATCGAAGCTAGAGAAATCTTGCGGATTCGTCACCAACTCAACCAAATTTACGCAAACAACACCAATCAACCCATAGCCAAAATTGAAAAAGACATGGATCGTGACTTTTTCATGTCCGCCCAAGAAGCTAAAGAATACGGTTTAATCGACCGTGTGATTGAAGAACGTCCATAA
- a CDS encoding J domain-containing protein: MDLGDCYRLLGLRSGASFADIKASYRRLAQQYHPDINPGDKKAQDKFIALTEAYRFLLTVVPPEVTEKKSQQSPTVGSEDVKATGTAKVPTATVTTEKPPISKPPNIAEIEQRLKWKTYEQLQRFLREKRFPQAIALAEALAARLPKDAEVRQWQAIAYQIWARALINENQLLKARVYLKKALKTDPHNKALWEEVQRDFQKLEQIF; encoded by the coding sequence ATGGATCTCGGAGATTGCTACCGTTTATTGGGTTTAAGGTCTGGAGCTTCGTTTGCTGATATCAAAGCGTCTTATCGACGATTGGCACAGCAATATCATCCTGATATTAACCCTGGGGACAAAAAAGCTCAAGATAAATTTATTGCTTTGACTGAGGCTTACAGATTTCTATTGACGGTAGTACCGCCAGAAGTGACAGAGAAAAAGTCTCAGCAGTCACCGACAGTTGGTAGTGAAGATGTCAAAGCCACTGGTACAGCAAAAGTACCTACAGCTACAGTTACCACGGAAAAGCCGCCAATATCAAAGCCACCAAACATTGCAGAAATCGAACAACGGTTGAAGTGGAAGACTTACGAACAACTGCAACGGTTTTTGCGAGAAAAAAGATTTCCCCAAGCGATCGCCTTAGCTGAAGCCTTAGCTGCACGTTTACCCAAAGACGCAGAAGTGCGACAATGGCAAGCGATCGCTTATCAGATTTGGGCAAGGGCGCTGATTAATGAAAATCAACTGCTCAAAGCCAGAGTCTATCTCAAAAAAGCTCTAAAAACAGACCCCCACAATAAAGCCCTATGGGAGGAAGTCCAGCGCGACTTTCAGAAGTTAGAGCAGATTTTTTAG
- a CDS encoding phosphoketolase → MTAITPKASSALPDFSAGIQYFGEALPNFETYGATPAIESGKVAIADPTDPSAVYQTLLAADALRYLTLQITGSKASGHPGGFASQAEAYAALVMLGYKNIITEVGHHAPGFYSAMFLDRSLEDMGIFTVQQLRDRFREKHGLLGHLSGYIPGILAPAGPLGQGQHFAMAAALLHKDKLFPFTLGDGGLGEPYIISSIAHFHTAYPTATNFLPVLVWNGYSQEHHSMVSLKTNEQMTAFWQGNGFAEVVLVDAKEFDDQNQPGDYVDSTIFSFEQRLAFTKAVLAGVDKAARSALGGKLTVFIIKQIKGAGVHAKGAKSHNLYPKDTLDAPHIITALQTRALSPAAWQIVRTNAERAGGGPAAKTVVTEFELPLPDLGTLPLEEYAVGGEPKVSTTAMGRLVGVVGQKDPNFLVTNADGNEASGIGNINQALKIIHPTTDDLYNQAPNGQVYEPLSEDACAGLAAGLSLMGARTLWCSYESFAINGLPIWQTVIQAMAELRRQTPSTITLFTAGALEQGRNGWTHQRPEIEAYFASLMRNGNVFPLFPPDANSTQVCYDWALTTKNKGIVITASKSPLPIRTTFAQTRQGLADGAVVLHEIAGGKQVVFAVIGDMTLIPVFEAAAFLETEGIGVKIVSIINPRRLYRPHDVAWDTCSEADGGFIDDAKFAELFAGDALIGVTGGAASMLEPIMLRSTSKRDTFAWKRGETTASAGELMAFNGLTAEALTKRAIELVH, encoded by the coding sequence ATGACGGCAATCACACCCAAGGCATCTTCAGCGCTTCCCGATTTTTCCGCAGGTATCCAATATTTTGGTGAGGCGCTACCAAATTTTGAAACTTATGGTGCGACACCTGCAATAGAATCAGGCAAAGTAGCGATCGCTGATCCTACAGATCCTAGTGCTGTGTATCAAACCTTACTAGCTGCTGATGCTCTGCGCTATCTGACACTACAAATCACTGGTAGTAAGGCTTCTGGACATCCAGGTGGATTTGCTAGCCAAGCCGAAGCCTATGCCGCCTTAGTCATGCTGGGGTATAAAAACATCATTACCGAAGTGGGACACCATGCCCCCGGATTTTATAGTGCCATGTTCCTCGATCGCTCCTTAGAGGATATGGGCATTTTTACAGTACAACAATTGCGCGATCGCTTCCGCGAAAAGCACGGACTTTTAGGACACCTTTCCGGTTACATCCCCGGTATTCTTGCACCCGCCGGCCCCTTGGGACAAGGACAACACTTTGCAATGGCGGCTGCACTCCTACACAAAGATAAATTATTCCCCTTCACCCTGGGCGACGGTGGACTAGGTGAACCCTACATCATCAGTTCCATTGCCCACTTCCACACCGCTTATCCCACCGCCACCAACTTCCTACCCGTGCTGGTATGGAATGGATACAGCCAAGAACATCACAGCATGGTATCCCTGAAAACCAACGAACAGATGACAGCCTTCTGGCAAGGTAACGGTTTTGCGGAAGTCGTGTTAGTCGATGCCAAGGAATTCGACGACCAAAACCAACCAGGAGATTATGTTGACAGTACCATATTCTCCTTTGAGCAACGCCTAGCCTTTACCAAAGCCGTACTTGCAGGGGTAGATAAAGCCGCCCGTTCTGCCCTTGGTGGTAAACTCACCGTCTTTATTATCAAACAAATCAAAGGCGCAGGTGTCCACGCCAAAGGAGCAAAATCTCACAACCTTTATCCCAAAGACACCCTAGACGCACCCCACATCATCACTGCCTTACAAACCCGCGCCTTATCCCCCGCCGCTTGGCAAATCGTCAGAACCAACGCCGAACGCGCGGGTGGCGGCCCCGCAGCCAAGACAGTCGTCACAGAATTTGAGTTACCATTACCAGACTTAGGTACATTACCTTTAGAAGAATATGCCGTCGGTGGCGAACCCAAAGTTTCCACCACCGCAATGGGACGACTTGTAGGTGTAGTTGGACAAAAAGATCCCAATTTCCTCGTCACCAACGCCGACGGTAACGAAGCATCCGGTATTGGTAACATCAACCAAGCCTTAAAAATCATCCACCCCACCACCGACGACTTATACAACCAAGCACCCAACGGCCAAGTTTACGAACCCTTGAGTGAAGATGCTTGTGCAGGTTTAGCTGCTGGCTTATCCTTGATGGGTGCAAGAACTCTCTGGTGTTCCTACGAATCTTTCGCCATCAACGGCTTACCAATCTGGCAAACCGTCATTCAAGCAATGGCAGAATTACGCCGCCAAACCCCCTCAACCATCACCTTATTCACAGCCGGCGCATTAGAACAAGGGCGCAACGGCTGGACACACCAACGTCCCGAAATTGAAGCTTACTTTGCCTCCCTGATGCGAAACGGCAATGTCTTCCCCCTATTCCCCCCCGATGCTAACAGCACCCAAGTCTGTTACGACTGGGCATTAACAACTAAAAATAAAGGCATCGTCATCACCGCCAGTAAATCACCCTTACCCATTCGCACTACCTTTGCCCAAACTCGCCAAGGTTTAGCAGATGGTGCAGTAGTGCTACATGAAATTGCTGGTGGGAAACAAGTAGTCTTTGCCGTCATTGGCGACATGACATTAATTCCCGTATTTGAAGCCGCCGCATTTTTAGAAACTGAAGGCATAGGTGTGAAGATAGTTTCTATCATCAACCCCCGTCGTTTATATCGTCCCCATGATGTAGCCTGGGATACCTGTTCAGAAGCTGATGGTGGTTTTATTGATGATGCCAAATTCGCAGAATTATTCGCAGGCGATGCCTTAATTGGTGTAACTGGTGGTGCAGCGTCAATGTTAGAACCCATCATGTTACGCAGCACCAGCAAGCGCGACACCTTTGCCTGGAAGCGTGGGGAAACTACAGCCAGTGCCGGCGAGTTGATGGCGTTTAATGGTTTGACTGCTGAGGCGTTGACTAAGCGAGCGATCGAGTTAGTGCATTAA